CAGTCTCGGGGGGACCAGGACTGAGCCACCTCAGGGCTCCTCTCCCCCGACCGCCCTGCCCAGCCCGCCAGCCGCTGTCCTGGGGTCCCTGCTGCCCCGTAAACTggggcctgggggcggggagcTGGCTCTGGTACCTCTACTGGGAGGTCGGGGACTTAGCAGCATCAAACATCTTCTTGCGGCCCTCCATCCCGGACATGGCCTCTACGTTCTTCCTCCAGTCGCCCACCTCCACGGGCCGCTCCTGTGGGCGGCCACACAGGGGACACTTAGCGCCAGGCCCTCCCTGcgcaggggcagctgggggatggGAAGTCAGCCTCCCCTAAAAGGTGGGACATCCCGGCCCTCCTTCTCCCAGAACAGGGTGGTGAGGCCTCCCCGGGCCTCCCAGGGGTCCTGGAACGTTCTGCCAGCTGGCGGGGCTCCTGCGGGGGCTGCAGGGCTGGCAGAGGCCGCGTCGGGTGAGGTCGGGGGCTCACCTTCTCCGTGTCCTCCTTCTTCACAGACTTGAGGTTGGCACGCAGGTCCATGGACACTTTGTGCTTGGAGCCCAGCAGGGCGCGCAGCATGGCGTCGGCAGAGACGCGGACGCGCCGCAGGGGGGGGCGCTTGAACTTCCCGCGCAGGTCCAGCACCTTGAGCTTCAGGTCCTTGATCTGCGGGGAGGGGGCAGCTCAGGGCTCCGGGCCCCAGCCAGGCCCCACTTCTCCGGGCTCCAGGCCAGGCCCTCGGGGACGCCCAGACCCACTATCTGTCACCTTGCAAACAGCCACCCCTGTTCTATCCTATTCTGTTGGTACAGGGGTGAGTGGGACTCGGAGAGGGAACTCAGTTAGCCGTGGCGGCCGTGGCGGCCATGGAGCGAAGAGACAGCAGTGTCATTCGGAAGCCCTGTTTGCAGTGGGGCGGGCCACTTCCTCTGATTCCTGCTTCTAACCTGTCCCTTCCCAGTGAGGCTTCAGAGCAGCTCATTGAGGGCACAGCCCTGGTCCAGCAGGATGGATAAACCCCATGTCCGAGCCCCCTGGGGGGTTTCCAGGGTGCAACCTCAGGAGGAAATTCTGGGGGGATCCGTGAACCCACAGACCGTCATTCCTGCTGGGGAGAAGTGGGAAGGAGGGCAGTGTCTCCAGTCCCTCCCCACGCCTCTGCTGGAACAGGTGGCCACTCCAGCAGCAGGAACCCTGTCCCTCCGCATTCTGCCCACCGCTAGAGCTGGGTCTGGGTGGAGCTGACGCCCCGCGCCCCATGCCGGGGGAGTGCTGAGTGACTGGAGTCAGGGTCAGAGGCCAGGCCCATCCCAGGTCcgctgctgtgtgacctgggccgagtttctcagcctctctgaacctgtgtcctcatctgtcaGGTGCAGATAAAAGCACCCACTTCGTCCACAGGCATGCAAGGAGGATCAAAGGGACAATGCACATGAAAGCCGTTTGCAAGGTAAGGTGGTATTAACAGGCTATGATTATTTGTGTGGGTGAATAAAAGGGGCGGCTTCTCTTCCACTGAAGAGCCCACCTTATAGGTTGGAAGAAGTCTGTGCTTTTCATCTGTGTGAAAAGCATCACCTTCTCTCTGCCCAACTCCAGCCCTGGGGGATGGAGTGCAGGGACCAGAGCTTCCTAAGTGCCACTCCCCAGACCCGGCAGTGGGAGGGGGACCTGGTCCACAACTGCCACGTCAATGCCTACCCGACACCCCCAGACATCACCCGCCACCCACCTGACCTGCACCGGCTGCGCCCACCTCCCCAGACGCCACCCTGTCCCACCCAGCCAGCCTGCTGCAGCTGtgcccctgccaccccccagccCCGGCTCACCTCCCTGGTGTTGTGCAGGCACTTGGCCTCGATGTCGTATCTCTCCTCGTCCACCACCTCCACCTTGGCGTGCAGGTCCCGGCACAGGTCCTGGGGAAGCAGGGGAGTCAGGAAGGGAGATGAGGGAGccgctcagcccccagcccccctttTCCACCTCCCAGCCGGGTGCCCGGCCCCTCCTCCACCTCGGCAAGACCTGAGCTGTGGAAGGGGCTGATGGACCCCTTCGCTCTGAGTGGAAgtcctttgttttcctttccgAATGTACTTATCACTAAAAAGTTTTCTTatgataaaaagaatgtaagttaattgtagaaattttgaaaattatatattaagcaaaaatactaaaataaggggacttccctagcagtccagtgattaagactctgtgctcccaatgcaggggacacgggttcgatggagctaagatcccgcatgccgcacggtgcagcctaaacaaacaaacaaacaaacaaatactactactactaataaaataggaataattagtgataataatgattattatttaattaatagtAAAATAGGAATTATTACCACCAGGCAGTAATAACATAGGTTACCGCCTGGAGATAACCATTGGTGACATGTTGGTCTACAAAtggtgggacttccttggtggtccagtgggtaagactccgagctcccaatgcagggggcctgggttccatccctggtcggggaactagatcccgcatgccgcaactaagacctggcacacccaaaataagtaagtaaatatcttttttaaaaaatggtccctGACTTACGATGGTTCAGCTTATGATTTTTTTGCCTTTATGATGGTGAGAAAGCAATACAAATTCAGTAGAAACCGTActtggaattttgaattttaatcctTCCCAGGCTAGTGATGTTCGGTGCTGGGCAGTGAGGCCCCAGCTCCCGGGCAGCCCCGCGCTCACGAGGGTGACCACCGACACACTTAAAACCATTCTGTACCAGACAGCCATCTGCTTTTTCATCTTCAGTAAATTACATGAGGTATTCAactctttattataaaataagctttgtGTTAGTTGATTTCGCCCAACTTTCAGCTACCGTGAGTGGTCCTCACGTGGTTAAGCTGGGCCAGGTGAGCTGTGATGTGCAGTGGGCGAGGTGTAGACAGTGCACTTTGGACCTACGATAGTTTCACCTGACGATGGGTTTCTTGGGACATAACCCCATCGTAAGTCAAAGGCGATCTGTATTTCCTTCCGGTCCCTTCACTCTGCAGTCACTGATGTTTAAACTCTTATCAATGTTATAAAAACATTAAAGGCCTATTTGCAGGGGAAGGACGGGCCAGTCTGGAGAAATGGGCCCTCCCAAGCGTTGCCCAGCTCCCCGCTCTGCACCGTCATGCTGGCCTGATACACGACCTGTCCCCTGCTCAGCACCACCCCCCAAGCAAGCCCCTTCTCCCTGCTGAGCCTCCCTTCCCGCCTGTAAAATGGGACCCAACGCCGCACCCCAGCCCGACCCCGCCACACGGGGTTGTGAAGACTAgtgaggccaggtgagggaggagccACTTGTAAAGGACAGAGCTCTGAGCCGAGCGGTCACCCATCGGGAGCCCCTCCCCCATGCTCACCTGCAGGGCGCTGAGCGACAGGCCTCGGGTCTGCAGCGCCGGGATGCGCTCCGCCAGGTAGCGCCTCTTCTCAGCCTCTCGCTCCTCGTGCTCCTGCTCCCAGCACTCCTTGGCCTTGGCCAGCATCAGGCTCTGCGCAGGACAGAGCCTGTGAGCGGGGCCCCTCGTCCCCCACCTGCCATCGGGGCACGAAGGGAAGGCGGGCCCCCGACTGCGAGCCCAGCCCCGGAGGAGGCCCAGACCAGGCAGCCCTGGGCGCCTGTGAACCAGGCGGCCTCCGCGAGCGGAGTGTGTGCGCGGCCACGTGAGACCAAACCCCGGGGGACCACACACGACCACACGCGCTCTTGGACCCCGGACCTTACTGTCCTTCAACCTTCCTCTTACCATTTCTCATCTTTTTGGGCCCCAGAGCTCCTAAGAAAGAATCTCttaccaaaataaagcaaaccctCTGCTCCCACTAGGGGTCCCACCCTGAAGTTGGTCCCACCTCCTGCCAAGCCCCGGGTAGGTGCCAGGACCAGAATTCCGGGTTCCCACCCTCTGACCATGGACTCCGGGCTCCGGCCAGACTCCCTCTGCcgcctcctcctccatcccctcctcctccatcccctctcctcgtccttctccatcccctcctcctccatcacctcttcctccatcccctctcctcgtcctcctccatcccctcctcctccatcacctcttcctccatcccttcctccgCCATACCCTCTCCTCATCCTTctccatcccctctcctcgtcctcctccatcccctctcctcgtccttctccatcccctctcctcgtcctcctccatcccctctcctcgtcctcctccatcccctcgTCCTCATCACCTcttcctccatcccctcctcctccatcccctctcctcctcctcctcctccatcccctctcctcgtCCTCCTGCATCCCCTcttcctccatcccctcctcctccatcccctctcctcctcctcctcctccatcccctctcctcgtcctcctccatcccctcctcctccatcacctcttcctccatcccttcctcctccacaccctctccccgtcgtcctcctcctccatcccctcctcctccatcccttctcatcctccacctcctccccactctGGTCTCCCTCCTCTTTGACCTCCCATGACCCTCCCCCCCCAGAGGTGCACTgcacccctctccctccccggACGCCTCCCCAGAGCCGGGACCCCACTCACCTTCAGCAGGAGTTTGCGGGAGGCAGTAATCTTGGGTTTTCtctgaggagaaagaggaggagagacgGGTGAGGTGGAGGCTACAGAACCGGAAATCTGGACCAGGCCAGGATGAGTGCCAGCCTGTCACCATCCTTACCCAGCATCCTCGCCTCAGGGTCCCTTAAAAGCTCATCTTGTGATTGCACCTCTCAGATTCAGAGACTCAGCTCCCTGACCGAGGGGCTGAATCCTGCAAGACACTGTGGGTCACGGGGTCTGGGcacccccttcctcctctgtgagTCAGGATGCTGAGACCCACCTTACCCGGTCCACAGAGGGACTAGAGACAGAATGAGATGATGGGTGAGCACCAGCTTCGAGCAGCATGGATGAGGCATGCGGCTTGGCGCTCTGGGGCCATGTTGTGTCACGTCAGAGAAGTAAGCCGCGAGTTCCCTCAATAAAGAAGCTTATCTCTTCAGACGTCAAAACTTTTCTTGATGTTAACGCAATCCGTATAAATTGCTCTCAGTtatgaaaacaatattttctcttcttattaaaAATGCTTGACATCTCTTGCTGACTAGATACGTCCTAATAGGTCTTGGCCCCGTGGCAGTGTCCCCCAGGGA
Above is a window of Balaenoptera acutorostrata chromosome 1, mBalAcu1.1, whole genome shotgun sequence DNA encoding:
- the TNNI1 gene encoding troponin I, slow skeletal muscle, producing the protein MLAKAKECWEQEHEEREAEKRRYLAERIPALQTRGLSLSALQDLCRDLHAKVEVVDEERYDIEAKCLHNTREIKDLKLKVLDLRGKFKRPPLRRVRVSADAMLRALLGSKHKVSMDLRANLKSVKKEDTEKERPVEVGDWRKNVEAMSGMEGRKKMFDAAKSPTSQ